A genomic window from Methanoculleus sp. SDB includes:
- a CDS encoding tRNA(Ile)-lysidine synthase, whose amino-acid sequence MKCDRCNRDAIVFQRYSGMHLCRQHFVADFEGRAKKLIRKQRWIESGDRIGVALSGGKDSSALLYFLTTLFRDRRDVEIRAITIDEGICGYRDPGTVQSIAESMGVLCHTASFSGEYGITLDEIVRRKGDRLSCSYCGVLRRSLLNRVARDEGITRIAFGFNLDDDAQSVLMNVLRGDAGRLVHQGEKADGFIPRIRPFQNLPEREVALYAHLHVKGFIERGCPYAYNALRADVRTMLNDYSYRHPATKFALVNLGEELPKMAGGSPEAAGICPECGNPFRGTCRICRILAEVRQDAG is encoded by the coding sequence ATGAAATGCGACAGGTGCAACAGGGATGCGATTGTTTTTCAGCGGTACTCCGGGATGCACCTCTGCAGGCAGCATTTTGTCGCCGATTTCGAGGGGCGGGCAAAGAAGCTGATCCGGAAGCAGCGGTGGATCGAGAGCGGCGATCGGATTGGCGTTGCTCTCAGCGGCGGAAAGGACAGCAGTGCGCTCCTGTATTTTCTCACCACCCTCTTTCGGGATCGGCGCGACGTGGAAATCCGCGCCATTACCATCGACGAGGGCATCTGTGGCTACCGCGATCCGGGGACGGTGCAATCGATTGCCGAATCCATGGGTGTTCTCTGCCACACCGCCTCGTTTTCCGGGGAATACGGCATCACTCTCGATGAGATCGTCCGGCGGAAGGGAGACCGCCTCTCCTGCTCGTATTGCGGCGTCCTCCGCAGGTCGCTCCTGAACCGGGTTGCCCGTGACGAGGGGATCACCCGGATTGCATTCGGCTTCAATCTCGATGATGACGCCCAGTCCGTGCTCATGAACGTTCTCCGCGGAGACGCCGGCCGGCTCGTGCATCAGGGAGAGAAGGCGGACGGATTCATCCCCCGGATCCGCCCGTTCCAGAACCTTCCGGAGCGGGAGGTGGCACTCTACGCCCACCTCCACGTGAAGGGATTCATCGAACGCGGGTGCCCGTATGCGTACAACGCGCTCCGGGCAGATGTGAGAACCATGCTCAATGACTACAGTTACCGCCATCCCGCCACCAAATTCGCACTCGTCAACCTTGGCGAGGAGCTGCCGAAGATGGCAGGGGGCAGCCCGGAGGCAGCCGGGATCTGCCCCGAATGTGGAAATCCCTTCCGGGGTACATGCCGGATCTGCCGGATCCTCGCGGAGGTGAGGCAGGATGCCGGGTAA
- a CDS encoding serine/threonine protein phosphatase translates to MPVSADMVRGLHKYDIKVLHAVERLMKRYQWVPFDILRQNTGFSETELKFRLGRLMSQDLLKSSSVPYPGYQLVFTGYDTLALLALTGRGTVSMLGSMIGEGKEAVVYEGLGFGPVALKFHRVGQRSFQTVRRNRTYMPESGHCPWIFASSHSARREFDALTLLHPDVNVPVPVDINRNVVVMSFIDGATLNRCILEAPAEILESILDQITTAYRRGIIHGDLSEYNVMADARGCYIIDWPQWISSDHPNAGEILHRDVENIVMYFHRKYGIRCPVEEALSRVIG, encoded by the coding sequence ATGCCGGTTTCAGCGGATATGGTGCGAGGGCTCCATAAGTATGATATCAAGGTTCTCCATGCAGTGGAGCGGCTTATGAAACGATACCAGTGGGTGCCGTTTGACATTCTCAGGCAGAACACCGGCTTTTCAGAAACCGAACTGAAGTTTCGCCTCGGACGGCTGATGTCACAGGATCTTCTCAAGAGCAGTTCGGTGCCGTATCCCGGGTACCAGCTCGTCTTTACCGGGTATGATACCCTTGCCCTGCTCGCCCTCACCGGCAGGGGCACGGTCTCGATGCTCGGGTCGATGATCGGGGAGGGGAAGGAGGCGGTCGTCTACGAGGGGCTCGGGTTCGGACCCGTGGCATTGAAATTCCACCGTGTCGGCCAGCGCTCGTTTCAGACCGTTCGGAGAAACCGTACCTATATGCCCGAATCGGGGCATTGCCCGTGGATATTTGCGTCAAGCCACTCGGCTCGCAGGGAATTCGATGCGCTCACGCTCCTGCACCCCGACGTGAACGTCCCCGTTCCGGTCGACATAAACCGGAACGTGGTTGTCATGTCGTTTATTGACGGTGCGACACTGAACCGGTGTATTCTGGAAGCGCCGGCCGAGATACTGGAGAGTATCCTGGACCAGATCACCACGGCATACCGGCGGGGCATCATCCACGGCGATCTCTCGGAGTACAACGTGATGGCGGATGCCCGTGGCTGTTACATTATCGACTGGCCCCAGTGGATATCGTCCGACCACCCCAACGCCGGTGAGATTCTCCATCGTGATGTGGAGAATATCGTTATGTATTTTCACCGGAAATACGGGATACGCTGTCCGGTTGAGGAGGCACTGTCCCGGGTGATCGGGTGA
- a CDS encoding thiamine-monophosphate kinase — translation MDDRELLATVTAVLGPSAVADDCAVLACGADLLVVSTDMLHETTDFPSGMTDSQIGWMAVAVTLSDIAAMGAAPEAVLIAAGLDRWQRLEGILRGARACADAHGCGIVGGDTDAHTELTIVTTGIGRVSPAHLVRRSGARPGDLVCLVGTPGRAQAGLLGYPGHRTALIEPLPLVREGLALGRAGVSAMMDVSDGLLLSLHDLCEACGCGFSVVSDTIPLPEGVEPELGREMALSGGGDFGLLFTCPPERFPVKGVDARVIGRVTVEKRVTIDGQPASHRGYCHTW, via the coding sequence ATGGATGACCGGGAGCTGCTCGCCACGGTGACGGCCGTCCTTGGTCCCAGCGCGGTGGCGGATGACTGTGCGGTGCTTGCCTGCGGCGCCGATCTGCTGGTCGTCAGTACGGACATGCTCCACGAAACCACCGATTTTCCATCCGGCATGACCGACAGCCAGATCGGATGGATGGCGGTTGCCGTCACGCTCTCCGATATCGCCGCGATGGGTGCGGCTCCCGAAGCGGTTCTTATTGCGGCGGGACTTGACCGCTGGCAGCGCCTCGAAGGCATCCTCAGGGGCGCACGCGCCTGCGCGGACGCACACGGGTGCGGTATCGTCGGCGGTGACACCGATGCCCACACGGAGCTGACGATTGTCACAACCGGGATTGGCCGTGTCTCTCCCGCGCATCTTGTGCGCCGGTCGGGGGCACGTCCCGGCGACCTTGTCTGCCTTGTCGGCACGCCCGGACGGGCACAGGCGGGGCTGCTCGGGTATCCCGGTCATCGCACGGCCCTCATCGAGCCCCTGCCGCTTGTCAGGGAGGGACTGGCACTCGGCCGTGCGGGAGTATCGGCGATGATGGATGTTTCGGACGGCCTCCTCCTCTCTCTCCATGATCTGTGCGAGGCGTGCGGGTGCGGTTTTTCCGTGGTCTCCGACACCATTCCGCTGCCCGAAGGCGTGGAACCGGAACTCGGGCGGGAGATGGCACTCTCGGGCGGGGGTGACTTCGGGCTCCTCTTTACCTGTCCCCCGGAACGGTTTCCCGTGAAGGGAGTGGATGCCCGGGTGATCGGGCGGGTGACTGTGGAAAAGAGGGTCACGATAGACGGCCAGCCGGCGTCTCATCGCGGCTACTGCCATACCTGGTGA
- the tfb gene encoding transcription initiation factor IIB (stabilizes TBP binding to an archaeal box-A promoter; responsible for recruiting RNA polymerase II to the pre-initiation complex), translating into MQEIEKLKQLQSQREVLKKRSAEQVQEKKKHEESTTSVCPECGSRQLVHDYERAELVCQNCGLVLDEEFIDRGPEWRAFDHDQRMKRSRVGAPMTFTIHDKGLSTMIDWRNRDSYGRAISSKNRAQLYRLRKWQRRIRVSNATERNLAFALSELDRMASALGLPRNVRETAAVVYRDAVDKNLIRGRSIEGVAAAALYAACRQCSVPRTLDEIAEVSRVSRKEIGRTYRFISRELGLKLLPTSPIDYVPRFCSGLNLKGEVQSRAVEILRQAGERELTSGRGPTGVAAAAIYISSILGGERRTQREVAEVAGVTEVTIRNRYKELAEKLDIEIIL; encoded by the coding sequence ATGCAGGAGATAGAGAAGCTCAAACAGTTACAGAGCCAGAGAGAAGTCCTTAAAAAACGATCGGCGGAACAGGTTCAGGAGAAGAAAAAACACGAGGAGTCGACCACGTCCGTCTGTCCCGAATGCGGCAGCCGGCAGCTCGTGCATGATTATGAACGCGCCGAGCTCGTCTGCCAGAATTGCGGGCTGGTTCTGGACGAGGAATTTATCGACCGCGGTCCGGAATGGCGTGCGTTCGACCACGATCAGCGGATGAAACGCTCCCGTGTCGGGGCTCCGATGACCTTTACCATTCACGACAAAGGTCTTTCCACCATGATTGACTGGAGAAACCGTGATTCGTATGGCCGTGCCATCTCCAGTAAGAACCGGGCACAGCTCTACCGCCTCCGGAAGTGGCAGCGCCGTATCCGCGTCTCGAACGCGACCGAGCGGAACCTTGCCTTCGCTCTCTCTGAACTGGACCGGATGGCCTCCGCACTGGGTCTTCCGCGAAATGTGCGTGAAACTGCTGCGGTCGTATACCGCGATGCGGTGGACAAGAACCTGATCCGCGGCAGGAGCATCGAAGGCGTGGCTGCGGCGGCACTCTATGCCGCATGCCGGCAGTGCAGTGTTCCGCGGACCCTCGACGAGATTGCCGAGGTGTCGCGTGTCTCCCGGAAGGAGATCGGGCGCACCTACCGGTTCATCTCCCGTGAACTGGGCTTAAAACTCCTGCCCACCTCTCCCATCGACTATGTTCCGCGCTTCTGCTCCGGCCTGAACCTGAAGGGCGAAGTCCAGAGCAGGGCCGTCGAGATTCTCAGGCAGGCAGGAGAGCGCGAATTAACAAGCGGCCGGGGGCCAACCGGAGTCGCTGCAGCCGCAATTTATATCTCCTCAATCCTCGGCGGGGAACGCCGGACACAGCGTGAGGTGGCCGAAGTGGCGGGCGTCACGGAGGTCACGATAAGGAACAGATATAAGGAACTGGCGGAAAAACTGGATATAGAGATTATTCTCTAA
- a CDS encoding RNA-binding protein, translated as MKYVGRVVSIYGRRMLILQCDPAQLPRLNTHVVDRRLKPVGKLIDIFGNIQAPLAAVLCTDECTTPNDEKLYSK; from the coding sequence GTGAAGTATGTCGGGCGTGTAGTTAGTATTTACGGTCGGAGAATGCTCATTTTGCAGTGCGACCCCGCTCAACTTCCCCGGCTGAATACACATGTTGTGGACCGCCGCCTCAAACCGGTTGGAAAACTCATCGATATCTTTGGAAATATCCAGGCGCCTCTTGCAGCCGTGCTATGCACAGATGAATGCACCACACCAAATGACGAAAAACTCTATTCAAAATAA